One Helianthus annuus cultivar XRQ/B chromosome 12, HanXRQr2.0-SUNRISE, whole genome shotgun sequence genomic region harbors:
- the LOC110893050 gene encoding uncharacterized protein LOC110893050: MWAMFLGDGFTKVVRDSCVRKDDYLMFQSYGPSAFFLMVFKSFVQKNCFISKINPHEDVIVMADEFWRQFYGQNFKGGQSTLYLGDRFWNVKMDGLTDRCVFTHGCSEMINDLALERRSTFVFSLHGNKIFEISVFNHQTGTQIQNNRVELVVLDDSIYGDDGDDFFIASEHKEKCSSDGTDFQEGVVVECEDDKFQLASFEAVFNDIDDSKFDNFFSSLLEMEDLKKKFKDD; the protein is encoded by the exons ATGTGGGCCATGTTTCTTGGTGATGGCTTCACCAAAGTTGTTCGGGATAGTTGTGTAAGAAAAGATGACTACCTTATGTTTCAGTCATATGGACCATCAGCATTCTTTCTAATGGTGTTTAAATCATTTGTTCAGAAAAACTGCTTTATATCCAAGATCAATCCTCACGAAGATGTTATT GTAATGGCTGATGAATTTTGGAGGCAATTTTATGGTCAAAATTTCAAAGGTGGTCAGTCAACTCTTTATTTAGGAGATAGATTTTGGAACGTTAAGATGGATGGATTAACTGACAGGTGTGTTTTTACTCATGGATGCTCTGAGATGATAAACGATCTTGCCTTAGAAAGGCGATCTACCTTTGTCTTTTCACTGCATGGAAATAAAATTTTTGAGATTTCAGTCTTTAATCATCAAACCGGTACTCAAATTCAGAACAACAGGGTGGAGTTAGTTGTTTTGGATGACTCAATctatggtgatgatggtgatgattttTTTATTGCG TCTGAACATAAGGAGAAGTGTAGTAGTGATGGAACTGACTTTCAAGAAGGTGTTGTTGTGGAATGTGAAGATGACAAATTTCAGTTGGCAAGTTTTGAAGCTGTGTTCAAT GATATTGATGATTCGAAGTTTGATAACTTTTTCTCATCTCTACTTGAAATGGAAGACCTTAAGAAGAAG TTCAAAGATGATTAG